The following nucleotide sequence is from Pedobacter sp. PACM 27299.
GGAAATCCTGGAATACTGTATCAAAGCAGCAAGTGGTGAAATCACTCCGAAAGCAGTATTACTAAATCAGGATGACTTTATTCCTTGGAAAAGAGGAGTTTCACTCTAAAAGACAATTAGAACGCTCATGATCAATAAATAGAGTTTTCATTATTTTATCATATTATGTTTAGTTTAAAAGGAAAATCAGCAATTATAACAGGTGGAGGCAGTGGAATAGGAAAAGCTATTTCCATGCTCTTTGCTAAACAAGGGGCAAATGTCCATATCATTGAATTAAATGCAGCAGCAGCGGAACAAGCGGTAGCCGAAATTCAGGCCGCAGGTGGTACTGCTGATGCCTATGGCTGCGATGTGAGCAATCAGGAAGCAGTAGTAGAAGTCTTTCAAAAGATCGGTGCGATTGATATCTTAGTGAATAACGCTGGTATCGCACATATTGGGAAAGCAGATACGACTTCTGAAGAAGATTTCACTAAAGTATTCAACGTAAATGTAAAAGGTGCGTACAACTGTTTATATGCAGGAATCCCCGCATTAAAGAACAGCAGCTCTGCAGTAATTCTAAATATGGCCTCTATTGCTGCTGTAGTAGGGATTACAGACCGTTTTGCCTACTCTATGAGTAAAGGTGCCATCTTCGC
It contains:
- a CDS encoding SDR family NAD(P)-dependent oxidoreductase — translated: MFSLKGKSAIITGGGSGIGKAISMLFAKQGANVHIIELNAAAAEQAVAEIQAAGGTADAYGCDVSNQEAVVEVFQKIGAIDILVNNAGIAHIGKADTTSEEDFTKVFNVNVKGAYNCLYAGIPALKNSSSAVILNMASIAAVVGITDRFAYSMSKGAIFAMTLSVARDYMAEGIRCNSISPARVHTPFVDGFIAKNYAGKEAEIFEKLSKSQPVGRMGKPEEVASLALYLCSEEAGFITGNDYPLDGGFIKLNN